Within Trichoderma atroviride chromosome 2, complete sequence, the genomic segment CTGGCTGTGACGTAGCCGCTTGCAAAGTCCCTGGACCAGGCTCCCCGACCGCTTTCCAGGCTGACAGCGCTGACGACTCTCAAGTAAAATGAAGCGAGCTGTGTCTTTGGTCCCCTGTACTTTGTACCTCGAGCAGCAATTAGACAGGTCACAAGTAGGTATTGTTGAGTACAGAATAGTACTGCAAGATACCCCTTGAATAGCTGTCTCGCAGAGTGGTATAAACGGATCTTCAAAGCCAGATATGCATGCTCAGCACCAAGCCAGCGCGCAAAATAGGTCGATGAGCCCTGGGATCAAGCCATTGCTTTTGCTGGCTGGAGCGCGCTTCACTGCAGGGAGCGCATGGAATCCCGGATAATCAAATCACACCTTACGACCAACGCATCCTTTCTGTGAGCATGATTGTTAAGCAGCCAATTCCGTACCGCAGGAAATAATCTATGGGTAAAGTATCTAGCAGCTCATACGGAGCAATTTACCATCGTCAATGTTCCTTTGTAGTTGAACACTTGCCGATTGTAGGTACTTATACGGATAGCCACACATATTAAAACCCCCCCCTACATTGCTGCACACGATACAGTCCGTTTTCGTCTTTCTCACCATGTAAATCGCCGCTTTTGGCAACATTGCCCTTTGCACTTCCCGGAATTATCTCTTGCCTCTTTTTCGTTCCCGCTGCCGGCCGGATCCGCCTCCGGCGCTGCCTCCGAAATCAGCACCGCCTCCAGCATTCCGAGTTTGTCGCTCGTGCGTGTGTCTGCCCCAATGGGAACTGCCGAGTTTCGTACGAAATGCGGTCAAATCTACTGTGCTGTGTATGTGAGGCCATTGAGCATGGTGGCAGTGACAGCCATGTCGTCATTCCCGAGATCCGCTCTCACTCGTTTCCGTCAACCGGCGCTCACGCCGTTCGGGATGAGCGAAAGCAAGACTAGCTACAGCAAATTTTTGGAATTCTGTAAGAATGACTTTACGTCGTCACAGGTTTACTCAATCTTGCTCATTCTTGGTTTCTTACTAAGCATGATGCTGGTTGTCGGAGCGGATCGTCTCCATAGTCTCAGCCCTCGGCTCCACCATTAcagcaacaaaaaagatATGAATTGTCCACCCCAGGAATCGAACCTGGGTTTGCAGTGATTCAAATGATCCACAAACTGCTGTACTGACCACTATACTAGGTAGACTGTAATATATATTGATTGGTCGCAAATTGATTGATATACCtaggtggtggtgttgatcAACCGCCTTGCTAGCTTGCCACATATTTGCCAAGGGGCCACCAAAACAGATTTGCCGTAGCACCAAAAAACAGGAGCGAGAAGGAAGGGATGCATATATACCATCAAAAGAGAACTAATTATATATGGTAATGGTACATATTATGTAGGGGCAGTTAAAGATGACTCTGTAGACGCTTCTCGTGTAAGTGAAGATTTTTCACTACCGAGTAGAAAGCAATGTAACAGAAAATGTTACAGCTAGCAATAGTACACAACTATCTTGTTACACGCGGATAGAAAGCCATAATTGTGTCAGTTGTATATACTGAAATGACTGTATATTGCATCTACTGCTTATACTACCTAAAGTGTCTCAACCACCTTAACCGCCTCTACCGCTTATCATGCGATATGCGAGAGACGTGATATCGTGAAGCTCACCCGGGGTGCGATCCTTACGATCAGCAACGTGGGAATACATATGTAGGGTCAAAAAAGCTTGCTCTATCTATGATACGGGATCTGTGTCTACTATATAGGTGTGGATGAcctcatccatccatcctccCCTGGGGATGTCAGGGCAAGCGTCCCCCAACATCCCCCCCCGGCCAAAAAAGGCGATGGTCCCCATCGTTCCATGTCACTGCCTTTCAATGCCAGCGGTTATTATCCATCTAACCTCCGTCTTCCAAGAGACCTATCATATTGATGTATATTGTGGTTCCCATTTCCGTCGTCAAGGCAATTTTGATATCGCAGGTCCCAATTTGTTCTCCAAGCAATTTGTAGTTCCGATGTCGTAGCTCCTTCTGTCTTCCAGGCAAGCGTCCCCCAACACTGCTCCAACTGACTTCAATatcttcaatatcttcaatatcttcaatatcttcaatatcttcaatatcttcaatatcttcaatatcttcaatatcttcaatatcttcaatatcttcaatatcttcaatatcttctAATTTATCTGTCACATAATTCTGCAACCTTGATATCCTTAATCTGTATACCATTTCACTTCATTGCCTATCCCTGTTCAATTGACATTGAGACTACTTTTGCTTACCAAGATAACGATGCTCCGTCCCCTCTTGTCTGTCGATTGCTTGGGTCGATGCAAGATCCCAAGATATAAGACTTTGGTGTAGACTATTTTTCTAATATCGGAGGCTGCATAACTTGCGGTGCATCATACATGTATGTGTACTACTACCCTTGTGCATATCTTTCTCCACCGAGGTAACCATCAAGGTACAAACTGGCTTCTGACATTCTGACTACCCCAGTTCTCTATCTTcattgcatcttcttcttttatcaTGAAATTAAAATCCTTTTATTTTACAATTTGACACCAAGTGTGGCTCTTGGATCTGGCCCCTCCTTCAGCGCATCCTGTTACAAGGTCCGCGCATCAACAACAGCTCGGATGCAGTCTCcctgcttcatcgtctcaaACGCATTATTAATCTCACCAAGCGTTTTGCGGTGTGTGATGAACTCGTCGACCTTGAGAGCTCCAGACAGATAGTCGTCGACAAGTCCAGGCAGCTGCGTGCGGCccttgatgccgccaaaCGCGCAGCCCTTCCAGACACGGCCAGTGACAAGTTGGAAtgctgaaaaaaagaactcaAGTTAGTATGATAAAATCCAATCACCAATAACGGAGCATAAAGGTTTAACTTACGGCGAGTGGCAATCTcctgtccagcagcagcgacaccGATAATGATACTCTCACCCCAACCCTTGTGGCAAGCCTCCAGAGCAGCACGCATCACATTGACATTACCAGTGCAATCAAACGTGTAGTCGCAGCCGCCGTCAGTCATCtcaagcagcttctcgacgaTAGTCTGTCCCTTCAAATCATTAGGGTTCACAAAGTCGGTGGCACCAAACTTCTTCGCCCACTCCTCCTTGGCCGGGTTGACGTCCACCACGATGATCTTGCCGGCCTTGTTGACGGCAGCTCCCTGAACAACAGACAGACCAACGCATCCGGCtccaaagatggcgacgTTAGAACCCTCCTCCACTTTGGCGGTGACGCGGGCTGCGCCGTAACCGGTGGTGATGCCGCAACCTAGGAGACAAGTTCGGTCCATGGGTGCGTCGGCTTGAACAGCTACAACAGAGATATCGGCGAGGACGGTGTACTGAGAGAAAGTTGACGTGCCCATGTAGTGGAGGAGATCCTTGCCCTTGCACTTGAATCGGCTGGTGCCATCGGGCATGACACCCTTGCCCTGAGTAGCTCGGATCTTGCCGCAGAGGTTAGTCTTTCCGGACTTGCAGAACTTGCACTCTTTGCACTCGGGTGTGCTGCATGCTAATTAGTTCTCGTCTTCGATGCAGATCATGAACTTGGGGGCGAGACGAGCGTACTAGAGAGCAACGACGTGATCACCGGGCTTCACGTTGGTGACACCCTCACCAACAGACTCGACAATACCAGCTCCCTCGTGTCCCAGGATGACGGGGAAAGCTCCCTCCGGGTCCTTGCCGGACAGAGTGTAGGCATCTACAGCAGTCAGTATTTCCACGTCAACTCCTTGAGAGCTCAGCACCAGTCACGCAACTTACCAGTGTGGCAGACGCCGGTGTAGTAAATCTGCACGCGGACTTCATGGGCCTTGGGAGGAGCAACTTCGACGTCCTCGATGCTCAGCTCCTTGCCAGCCTCCCAGGCTACGGCAGCCTTGCAGGTGATGGTCTGCATCCCTCTCTCATCAGCTTCACAATTTCCAACTTATGGCGGGGCGCAAAGGCCGTGGAGGGGTAGTTTCAGCGAAGTTGCTCACCTTTCCAACAGTCGAGGCCATTGTGTTAGTTCAGCTGGTGAAATGCGGCCGAATGCAGCTTTCTTGATGAGTTGGAGAAAAGCTCAAGTGAGAGATGGAGCTATGtactatttatttatttacgGGCGCCAGCTGCTTGACCTTGACATAGCTTTCCGATCCCCCGAACGTCACCACTAGAATTCAACATTCATCTTAGCTACCCCGCTGCGGCGCAAGTGGGGGAAGCAAAAAACTGGTGCTTAAAGCAACATGTATTTTATGCGCTTACTCATGCGTCAACTGAATTACTGGGCAATACCTGGGATTTACCCGTCAACGAATCGTATTCTTTGAATGAGACCTGAATTTTCTGAAGGTTGCTACTTGTTCCGGGATCTAACCGGTGTTATGTGCTCATGACATATGTAACTCCGTCATCTCCGTGCTCACAATGAATTGAAAGCGGCGATACTGTCCCTATAGCGGCTATAATTATTGCCGATTTTGAGTAACCTTGGTTGTTCGGCGTTTGGAAGAAAGGGATGACTAGTCAAATAGAAACGCTTCTCAAACATCGGTATTTCGACCCAGATTATGTTTTTGAGTTATGAGACCTGTGAATATTACCAGTAGTCATATAACAAGCGGCAGAAATAGTATAGCTCGTGTAGTACATAGCTTGGATTTCATGCAAACCTTGTACCAAGGTCTTTTACGGCGAACGGCACTCAATTTAACGTGGACAAAAAATAGGTGAAATGAGAATCTAGGGTTTCTTAAGAAGATTGATAaaatttgattttttttatgtaCTTTCTCTTGTCTTGGCTACTACTCATCGCTGTCGTGAAATGCTGAAATTAGCTGTATCAAGACACCGAGTCCACCTTGGACGCTAGGTGTCTCGGTGAGGCCCGGCTAAATCTCGGATCGCAATCATCCCGGCGCGACAACAGCTCCCAAAAAATATCCAAGACGCGTGCTGGGCTAAACGAATAGAGGGCAATGTTCCTTCACAACTAAGCGTTGCCAATCTACacctgcatctgctgcgaAGCTTGCTCAATACGAAAGACACATGCCGGCCTTTACGAATCCCATCCGCGTTTATGAATAAGTGATACATCGTTGCCATTGATACGAGCATTCTGTTGGACCAGCCGACAGGCCAGCATCGCTCCTCACCATGGCCCACAGGTTCATCATCGATTCCAGTCCCATGGCCAAGGGCTCGCCGTTAACACCAGATAGGCGACGTGTTAATAACTTCTCGCAATTCGAAGACGgcccatcagcagcagcagatttCGGTAGCTCAAGACCTCCGGCGTTTGAGTCTCCGCGACCTTCAATTGGCACGACTTCAAGCACTGGAGGAGGACTGTTTGGCCAACCACGCGGTCAAAATGCTCCTCTGGGCCGAAACTTCAGAGGAAGGCCTTCTGGGCTGAGCCGACAGCTTCGTGCCAACGGTAACGACAAGGAGGACGATTTCGGCGACGGtttcgacgatgatgaggaacTTCCCCCTCTGAGAGGAAGTTTGTTTCGAAGCACACCTCAAACAACTAGGGCATCACAAAGAAACGATGATATGGAAGCTGAGGTGGAGCGATATATCGACGAGGAAATGGAGGAAGAATTGAGCGCGGATGCCTCTGAAACTGGCGATATTTTCCTGAACATGCGACACGACGACCGTGCATATGGCCAACCCGTTATTGGCGAGGAGTCAGAcctgatgatgctgcaaaCACCTGCGGCGACAGCTAGAGTGCGCAAGGAAGCTGAGAGCATATTTAGCCAGTCCACTCGCTTTAGGCCTACGAGAAACCACGAGCTTCAATTCGCCACCATTGCCAAAGATATCTATACGTATCAAGAGCCTGCCCGAATCACAGAGAGCCCGGATTTGATCCTAAAGACCGAAAACTTGGTTTGCCAGCTATACAACGATGGGGTTGGCGCGCACGAGGACACGGAAAGACTGGAAAACTCACTTGCCAACATCACCTACCGACTAATCCAACTATGGACAGAGTACACCGAGGAGCTTCCTCCGCCAGAAGGCGAAGATCTGGCCACCATTGG encodes:
- a CDS encoding uncharacterized protein (TransMembrane:1 (o74-93i)); protein product: MGTAEFRTKCGQIYCAVYVRPLSMVAVTAMSSFPRSALTRFRQPALTPFGMSESKTSYSKFLEFCKNDFTSSQVYSILLILGFLLSMMLVVGADRLHSLSPRLHHYSNKKDMNCPPQESNLGLQ
- a CDS encoding uncharacterized protein (BUSCO:EOG092D2DN8), whose product is MASTVGKTITCKAAVAWEAGKELSIEDVEVAPPKAHEVRVQIYYTGVCHTDAYTLSGKDPEGAFPVILGHEGAGIVESVGEGVTNVKPGDHVVALYTPECKECKFCKSGKTNLCGKIRATQGKGVMPDGTSRFKCKGKDLLHYMGTSTFSQYTVLADISVVAVQADAPMDRTCLLGCGITTGYGAARVTAKVEEGSNVAIFGAGCVGLSVVQGAAVNKAGKIIVVDVNPAKEEWAKKFGATDFVNPNDLKGQTIVEKLLEMTDGGCDYTFDCTGNVNVMRAALEACHKGWGESIIIGVAAAGQEIATRPFQLVTGRVWKGCAFGGIKGRTQLPGLVDDYLSGALKVDEFITHRKTLGEINNAFETMKQGDCIRAVVDARTL